CACCCAGTTCCTGCTGCGCGCCCTGTAGACGCCGAGGGCCCCGGGCGCGGGCGCCGAGGAGGCGTCCGGGCCCGGGGCCCACAGGCGGGTAGCGCCTACTCGACCGTGACGGACTTGGCGAGGTTGCGCGGCTTGTCGATGTCGCGGCCCATGGCGAGCGCCGTGTGGTACGCGAAGAGCTGGAGCGGGATGCCCATGAGGATCGGGTCCAGCTCGTCCTCGTTCTTCGGCACGACGATCGTGTGGTCGGCCTTCTCCTGCGGCTGGTGCGCGACGGCGAGGATGCGGCCGCTGCGGGCCTTGATCTCCTCCAGCGCGGCGCGGTTCTTCTCCAGCAGGTCGTCGTCCGGGACGATCGCGACGGTCGGCAGCGCGGGCTCGATCAGCGCGAGCGGGCCGTGCTTCAGCTCGGACGCCGGGTACGCCTCGGCGTGGATGTACGAGATCTCCTTGAGCTTCAGGGAGGCCTCCAGCGCCACCGGGTAACCGCGCACCCGGCCGATGAACATCATGGACTGGGCGCCCGCGTACGCGGCGGCCAGCTCCTTGATCTCGTCCTCCTGCTTGAGGATCTCGCCGATCTGCTCCGGCAGCTTGCGCAGGCCCTCGATGATCCGCTTGCCGTCCGTGACGGACAGGTCCCGGATGCGGCCGAGGTGCAGGGCGAGCAGCGCGAACGCGACGACCGTGTTAGTGAAGCACTTGGTGGAGACGACGCAGACCTCCGGGCCCGCGTGGACGTACACGCCGCCGTCAGCCTCACGGGCGATGGCCGAGCCGACGACGTTGACCACGCCGAGGACGCGGGCGCCCTTGCGCTTCAGCTCCTGCACGGCGGCCAGCACGTCGTACGTCTCACCCGACTGGGAGACGGCGATGTACAGCGTGTCGGGGTCCACGACCGGGTTGCGGTAGCGGAACTCGGAGGCCGGCTCGGCGTCCGCGGGGATGCGGGCCATGCCCTCGATGAGGCTCGCGCCGATCATGCCCGCGTGGTACGAGGTGCCGCAGCCCAGGATCTTGATGCGGCGGATCGTCCGGGCCTCGCGCGCGTCCAGGTTCAGGCCGCCCAGGTGGACGGTGGAGAACCGGTCGTCGATGCGGCCGCGCAGCACGCGGTCCACCGCGTCGGGCTGCTCGGAGATCTCCTTGTGCATGTACGTGTCGTGGCCGCCCATGTCGTACGAGGCGGCCTCCCACTCCACGGTCTCCGGCGTCGCGGTGGTGGTCGCGCCCGAGGTGGTGTACGTGCGGAAGTCGTCGGCCTTCAGGGTGGCCATCTCGCCGTCGTTCAGGGTGACGACCTGGCGGGTGTGGGCGATCAGGGCGGCGATGTCGGAGGCGACGAGCATCTCCTTCTCGCCGATGCCGAGGATCACGGGGGAGCCGTTGCGGGCGACCACGATGCGGTCGTTGAAGTCCGCGTGCATCACGGCGATGCCGTAGGTGCCCTCGATGACCTTGAGCGCCTCGCGGACCTTCTCCTCCAGGGTGGTGGCCTGGGAGCGGGCGATCAGGTGGGTGATGACCTCGGTGTCGGTCTCGGAGGCGAAGACGACGCCGTCGGCCTCCAGCTTGGCGCGCAGCTCGGCGGCGTTGTCGACGATGCCGTTGTGGACGACGGCGACCTTGTTCTCCGGGTCCAGGTGCGGGTGCGAGTTGACGTCGCTCGGCGCGCCGTGGGTGGCCCAGCGGGTGTGCGCGATGCCGGTGGTCCCGTTGAAGCGCTTGGGGAGCTTGGCCTCCAGGTCGCGGACCCGGCCCTTCGCCTTGACCATCTTCAGGCCGGACGACTTCGGGCTGGTGACGACCATGCCCGCGGAGTCGTAGCCCCGGTACTCCAGCCGCGCCAGGCCTTCCAGCAGCAGCGGAGCCACATCACGCTTACCGATGTAACCGACAATTCCGCACATAGAGTTGGTAACCCCTCCTGGTTTCGGGTGTGTGCCCGGGTGGTCCGGTGGACCGAGTGGTCCGGGCCGGTGGACCGGGCGGGCCGGTCCGGCCGGTTCAGCCGTAGACGATGCGGCGCAGCTGGCGGAGCGAGAGCTCCGGTGGCGCCACGGCGCGGTGCGGCAGCTCCGCCGCGATGCGCTCGAAGATCTCCGAGTTCACCGCGCCGGCCGCCTGGAGTTCCCGGTGGCGGCGGCGGACGAACTCCTCCGTCGTCTCGTCGAAGTACGCCAGCACGTCGAGCACCACCCGGGTGGCCTCACCGCGCTGGAGCGCGGTGCTGCGCACCAGGTGGTCGATGAGGTCGTCATGCGACGGGCGGCGATCGAGCACCCGTAGATACTGAGGGCTGAGGGGGTCGCTTCGCAAGAAATCTGCCCGCAATCGGGCAGGAAACTGCTTGATCGGCGGTATAGAACCGCTTGGTCTAGACCGTGAAGACCTGGAACGGCCGATTCCGGGGGAGCTTACCCGGACGCCGACCGGGCGGGGAACGGCTCCGACCGGCTGGGAACGGCACCGCCGTCCCGGGCGGGGAACCGGCGCGGGCCGGGGCCCGGAAGGCGGCACCCTCCGGGCCCCGGCCGCCCCCGTCGTGAGGTCAGGAGATGTAGGCGCCGCTCACCCGGACGCCGCCCAGCCCCGTGGGGCATTCGGCGCGGGCGTACTGGTAGCCGGTGGCGCTGCGCTTGATGCTGCCGTCCCCGCACGCGACGGTGACGCGCACGTCGCGTCCACTCCCCACGCAGTTGAGGTGGCCCCGGCCGCGCCCGGCGTACCAGTCGATCCAGGCGCTGCAGCCGGTCGGGACGGCCAGGACGGACACCTCCGAGGCGGGGGCGGAGGCGGCCGCGGGGGCGGCCGGGGAGGCCGTTCCCGTCTCGCCGGCGGCGTACGCCGGTGCGACGGACATGGCGAGGGCGGCCCCCGCCGCCAGCGTGCCCTGGGCGATCCGCTCGATGTGACCCACTTCGACTCTCCTCGTCTGCCGGGTGGTGCGATGTCTGCCGGGCGTTCCACGTGCTCGGATGAGCCACGCGGGCCCTCCGGACGGGGCGCCCCTCTCGCACGCCCCAGGTCCGCCGGGCCGCTCGCATCCTGTGGGGGCGGGTCGCGGGGCCGCAACGCGTCCTCGCCGTCCCGGACACCCGCGACCGCGTCGGCGCTGGTCACGGCGGTGTCCGGGGTGTGTCCCGGACAACCGGGCGGGGGGCAGCGCCAACGGCGAAGCCGGGGCCCGAAGGAGGACCGTCTCCTTCGGGCCCCGGCTGCCGGTCGGGGGTGGCCCGAGGGCCACCGGGTGCCCCTGCGGGGCGGGCGGCGCTACGGGCGGTGCTTGGCGATCGGGTTGGCCAGGGTGCCGATCAGCTGGAGGGCCGCCGACGGGTCCGCCAGGTCCACCATCTGCTTGTTGTTGCGCAGCTGGAGCCGGTTCAGGCACGACAGCGTGAACTCGTCCGCGAAGATGTCGTACCGGGCGAACTTCTCCGCCAGCTCCGGACGCGACTCCTGGTACGCCGTGACGCACTCGGCGACCGTCGCCCAGAACGTCTCCTCGTCCAGCACGCCCTCGGCGTCCAGCGTGGCGCCCAGGAAGCGGAAGAAGCAGTCGAAGACGTCCGTGAAGACCGACAGCAGCTTCTGGTCCTCGGGCACCTCGACCCGGATGCGCTCCACGGCGGGCGGCAGCACCGCGTCCGGGTCCATGACGACGATCTCCTCGGCGATGTCCTTGAAGATCGCCCGCTGGACCGTGCCGTCCTCGATGACCAGGATCACGTTCTCGCCGTGCGGCATCCACGCCAGGTCGTACGCGTAGAAGGTGTGCAGGACCGGCAGCAGGTACGCGTCCAGGTAGCGGCGCAGCCACCGGTCCGGGGCGAGCCCCGACTCCGCGATCAGCGCGCCCGCGAACGACGCGCCCTCGTGGTCGGTGTGCAGCAGCGACGCCATCGTGGCCAGCCGCTGCCCCGGCTCCAGGGACGGCACCGGGCTCTCCCGCCACAGCGCGGCCAGCATCTTGCGGTACGGCGAGTACCGGTCGGTGGCCGCCTCGTACTCCAGGTGCCGGTAGCCGACCGCGGCGCGCTCCCGGATGATCGAGAACCGGGCGGCGCGCAGCACGCCGTCCTGGTCGATCAGCTTCGCCAGCCAGTCGTTGATGGCGGGCGTGGCCTCCATGTACGCGGCGGACAGGCCCCGCATGAAGCCCATGTTCAGCACCGACAGGGCCGTCTTGACGTAGTGCTTGGCCGGGTCGGTGGTGTTGAAGAACGTGCGGATCGACTGCTGGGCGAGGTACTGGTCGTCGCCCTCGCCCAGGTAGACGAGCCGCTGCCGGGCGATCTCGGCGGCGAAGGTCACCGTCAGCTTGTTCCACCACTGCCACGGGTGGACCGGCACCAGCAGGTAGTCCGCCGGGTCCAGGCCGCGCTCGGCGAGCGTCCGGGCGAAGCCGTCCACGGTCGCGTCGCCCAGCTCGGCGCGGATGAAGCTGTCGTACTCGATGTCCGCGCCGGCCGTGAAGGCGGTGCGGTCCCGGTGCGCGGCCAGCCAGACGAGCCGCAGCGGGCTGGCCGCCTCCGGCGCGTAGGCGTGGTACTCGTCGCCGCCGAAGCCGAGGCGGCCGTTGTTGGCGACGAAGCAGGGGTGGCCCTCGGTCATGCCGGTCTCGACGGCCTGGAAGCCGGCCTTCGCCAGTTCGGCGGCGGTGACGGGCGGCTTGGCGGACTTGTACGCCGTGCCGGACAGCGTCGAGGAGATCTCCTCCAGGTACACGGGGAGGATCTCGTCGCTCAGGCCCAGCGCGCCGCGCAGCTCGATGACGAACTCCAGCGCGTCGAGCGGCAGCTCGGCGCCGTCGCGGTGGCGGCTGATGGAGTCGGCGTACACCTGCCAGTGGTCCAGGGCGAACCGCCCGGCGGTGAAGCGGTACTCGGTGGCGCCGTCGTCGCTGAGGACGCGGTACCGGCCCTCGCCGAGCGGCTGCGGGTCGAGCAGCCGCTCGTGGGAGAACTCGGCCAGCGCCTTGCGGACGAGGAGGCGGTTGGCGTGCGCCCAGCGCTCGGGGGTGAGGTGGGCGACGGCGTCGGCGGTGCGGTGTGCGGCGGTGCTCATCGGGCGGCTCCCACGGCCGCCTCGAACGCCTCGCGGGTGCAGACGCTGAGCAGGGCCTCTTTCTCGGGCTTGACGATCTTGTCCACGGGGACGAAGCCGACGGCCTCGTTGAGGGCGTGGACGGCGGTGTTGCGGACGTCGGGCTCGACGACGACCCGCTCGACGGCCGGGTCGCGGAACAGCTCGGCCATCACGGCGGTGATCACCGCGCGGGTGAAGCCGTGGATCGGGGTGTCCGTCGGGGCGACCAGGAAGTGCATGCCCACGTCGCCGGGCTCGGCGTCGTACAGGCCGACCAGCTCGACGTGCGCGGGGTCGTAGCGCTCCATGAGGAACGCGGGCTCGCCGTCGTGCAGGCCGAGGAACGCGTCGTGATGCGGGTGCGCGGCGATGGCCATGTAGTCCCGCTCGACGTCCTCCAGGCGGTGGTCCTGCATCAGCCAGTAGGCCGCCTTGGGGTGGGTGACCCAGCGGTGCACCAGCCCGGCGTCGGAGAGGGGGTCGAGCGGGCGGAACGTGAGGGTGCCTATGCCGGAGGTGCCGGTGGTGCCGGTGGTGCTCATACGGTGAACTCCTGGAACGCGATGGACTTCTCGACGGGGTAGTACTCGGTCCCCAGCAGCTCGCGGATGATGTAGGAGTTGCGGTACGCCCCCATGCCCAGGTCGGGCGAGGTGACGGAGTGGGCGTGGACGCCGCCGTTCTGGAGGAACACCCCGCGCCCGGTGACGTCGACGGAGTAGTTGCGGGCGATGTCGAACCTGCCGTGCCCGTCCCACTTCAGCCGGTCGCGCACGGGCTCCAGGAAGTCCGGCACGCTGTACTTGTAGCCGGTGGCCAGG
This genomic window from Streptomyces thermolilacinus SPC6 contains:
- the glmS gene encoding glutamine--fructose-6-phosphate transaminase (isomerizing) translates to MCGIVGYIGKRDVAPLLLEGLARLEYRGYDSAGMVVTSPKSSGLKMVKAKGRVRDLEAKLPKRFNGTTGIAHTRWATHGAPSDVNSHPHLDPENKVAVVHNGIVDNAAELRAKLEADGVVFASETDTEVITHLIARSQATTLEEKVREALKVIEGTYGIAVMHADFNDRIVVARNGSPVILGIGEKEMLVASDIAALIAHTRQVVTLNDGEMATLKADDFRTYTTSGATTTATPETVEWEAASYDMGGHDTYMHKEISEQPDAVDRVLRGRIDDRFSTVHLGGLNLDAREARTIRRIKILGCGTSYHAGMIGASLIEGMARIPADAEPASEFRYRNPVVDPDTLYIAVSQSGETYDVLAAVQELKRKGARVLGVVNVVGSAIAREADGGVYVHAGPEVCVVSTKCFTNTVVAFALLALHLGRIRDLSVTDGKRIIEGLRKLPEQIGEILKQEDEIKELAAAYAGAQSMMFIGRVRGYPVALEASLKLKEISYIHAEAYPASELKHGPLALIEPALPTVAIVPDDDLLEKNRAALEEIKARSGRILAVAHQPQEKADHTIVVPKNEDELDPILMGIPLQLFAYHTALAMGRDIDKPRNLAKSVTVE
- a CDS encoding IucA/IucC family protein, giving the protein MSTAAHRTADAVAHLTPERWAHANRLLVRKALAEFSHERLLDPQPLGEGRYRVLSDDGATEYRFTAGRFALDHWQVYADSISRHRDGAELPLDALEFVIELRGALGLSDEILPVYLEEISSTLSGTAYKSAKPPVTAAELAKAGFQAVETGMTEGHPCFVANNGRLGFGGDEYHAYAPEAASPLRLVWLAAHRDRTAFTAGADIEYDSFIRAELGDATVDGFARTLAERGLDPADYLLVPVHPWQWWNKLTVTFAAEIARQRLVYLGEGDDQYLAQQSIRTFFNTTDPAKHYVKTALSVLNMGFMRGLSAAYMEATPAINDWLAKLIDQDGVLRAARFSIIRERAAVGYRHLEYEAATDRYSPYRKMLAALWRESPVPSLEPGQRLATMASLLHTDHEGASFAGALIAESGLAPDRWLRRYLDAYLLPVLHTFYAYDLAWMPHGENVILVIEDGTVQRAIFKDIAEEIVVMDPDAVLPPAVERIRVEVPEDQKLLSVFTDVFDCFFRFLGATLDAEGVLDEETFWATVAECVTAYQESRPELAEKFARYDIFADEFTLSCLNRLQLRNNKQMVDLADPSAALQLIGTLANPIAKHRP
- a CDS encoding GNAT family N-acetyltransferase, which produces MSTTGTTGTSGIGTLTFRPLDPLSDAGLVHRWVTHPKAAYWLMQDHRLEDVERDYMAIAAHPHHDAFLGLHDGEPAFLMERYDPAHVELVGLYDAEPGDVGMHFLVAPTDTPIHGFTRAVITAVMAELFRDPAVERVVVEPDVRNTAVHALNEAVGFVPVDKIVKPEKEALLSVCTREAFEAAVGAAR